The stretch of DNA TCCGCGCCGCGGGCGTCGATGGCGTCGAGGGGCGTCGTGGCGTCGAGTTCGACCTCCTCCTCGGGGTAGTGGGCGGGGTAGGCGTAATCGCCCATGAGTTCCTGAGCGTCGTCCGCCTTCGGCCCGATGACGGCGATCGAGTCGATCTCCTCGCCGACGAGGGGGAGGAGGTCGTCCTCGTTCTTCAGGAGCGTCATCGACTCGCGGGCGGCCCGCGCTGTGAGTTCCTCGGCCGCCTCGGTGCCGAACGGTTCGGACGCCGCCTCGGCGTCCACCGTCGAATCGTCGAGCACGCCCTTTCGCGCCTTCGCGCTGAGGACGCGCCGGACGGCGGTATCGACCGCCTCCTCGGAGAGGCGGCCGGCCTCGACGGCCTCGACGAGGTGGTCGCCGTAGCAGTCCGTGTAGGGGAGTTCGACGTCGATGCCCGCTTCGAGAGCCATCACGCCCGCCTCCTCCTCGTCGGCGGCGATACCGTGTTCGCTCCGGAGGAATTCGACGCTGTAGTAGTCCGAGACGACCGTCCCGTCGAAGCCCCACTCACCGCGGAGGACGTCCGTCAGCAACCACTCGTCGCTGGCACACGGAATCCCGTCAATGTCGTGGTAGGCGTTCATCACCGATTCGGCGTTCGCCGTCCGGACGGCTGCCTCGAAGGGGAACAGGTGCGTCTCGCGGAGTTCGCGCCGACCGATTTCGACCGAACTCCGATTCTTTCCGCCCTCGCCGACGCTGTGGCCGGCGAAGTGTTTGAGCGTCGCGGAGATGCCGTCGCCGTCGCCCTGCAGACCTTCGACGTACCCGCAGGCCATCGCGGCGACCAAGTACGGGTCCTCGCCGAACGTCTCCTCGACGCGGCCCCACCTGAGGTCACGCGCGACGTCGAGGACGGGCGAGAGGGCGTGTTTCGTCCCGATAGCCTCAAGTTGGGTTCGAATGGTGCCGGTTATCTCCTCGACGAGGTCTGGGTCCCACGTGCTCGCGAGTCCGATGGACTGCGGGAACGTCGTTCCCTCCGGCCCCATATACCCGCTCAGACACTCCTCGTGGGGGATGGCGGGAACGCCGAGGCGCGTCTCCTCTCGGAGGTACGTCTGAATCTCGTTCGTGACGCGGGCCGCCTCGGTCGGCGGAAGACTCCCCTCGCCGCCGATTCTGGTCAGGTGGCCGACACCGTCCGAGAGGTGTTCTTCGAGGGCGCTCTCGTCGAGGTTTCCGTCCTCGTCGAGGAGTTTGTCGGCGTTCACCGAGCCCAGTTGCGCGGCCTTCTCCGCCAGCGACATTCGGTCGAGGAGTTCCTCCACTCGCCGGTCGGCGGCCGTTCTATCGAATCCGCTATCGTGACTAATCTGCATCACCGTGTTCCTCGTTATCTCCTCTCTTAATAGTTCGGTCACGGGTAACTGTGGGGGGACATCGAACCACCTGTAGCATCTCGTGTTATATGTTCTCTGAGAGAGAACAGAGAGCGTCGTTTTAGCGCTCGTCTTCGCTGCGCAAACTCCATACCGATGGTATCTTCCGTCTCTATCGGGCGCGGTTCCGATAGAGACTCGGTCAGCGCGTCGATAAATTCGTTTTCGTATAGAGAATGGGGTGCTCTCCGCGCCCTGTGAGACGACGTATCGAACTCGCAGGCATTACAACACTATATCCGTAACCCTCTCTGTCTGCACGTTCCGTAATAGATAACACGAAAACATCACTACAGAACAGATGATGTCGAATTCTGCGGCATTCGACCGGACCCTCCTTCCGAACCGCACCCCTAAAGAGCAGTATTGAGGTGCTCCCTCGCCGAATCCCCCTTACCGATTTACTGGGATACAAACTGCCGACCGTTCGGGGTAAGTTAGGAGCACACGACGCTCGGGTCCACCGGGATGAAAGTCAGTCAGATTTGCCTCGGTTGCACGAACTCCGGAAGCGACCGGATGCTCGTCGCGACTCGATAAATGGCATAGAAGTTTCTTTCAAAAATAAACACCAGATATGTTCAAACAGACTACCAACCGGAACCCGCCGGTGGACGACATTCCCGACGGCGAGTGTACTGTCCGTCGGAGCGTTTCACGCGGCCTAACGGCGCTTTATCTGCCGTGGGTTCCCTCTCTAATCGCGGGGTATCTCGTATAGTCGGCGGAATCGAAGAAGCTGGATGAATAGTATGGTATATGCGTAAATAGATCACTTATAGTCGCAATATGGTAATAAATTAGGGTCTCGTGGACATATAGGTGATAATTCACTACGTATGTTTGTTTACCATCGTCAACGTTGAACCTCTCGGGTTGAGGTAGAAAACTCCTATAACATTTAACGACATCAAGTTTATAGGGGCGGATAGACGACTACTCGATGGTGGGTTCCAAACGGCGTCTGACAGGATACGGCGTCGAATCGAGGAGAAAATGCACCGTCACTCGCCGTCGGACGACCCGGTACGGTCCGCGTGTCGCGCCCTCGACTCCCGGTTCCACCCTTCCCGCGCCTCCTGGGGCCGCGAGACGAACGGCCCCTCCGAAATCGTCCGCTCGGCCACGCTCGCGACGCGGAACAGGTACGCCGACAGGACGGCGAGGGGGGAGAACGCCACCGTGAACAGAGCGCTCACGACGACCAGACGAACCCACCCGGTGCCGACGGCCGACGGCGTCCGTAGCAGACCGAGGACGACGACGACGAGGAGGGCGGGCAGGCCGACGTAGAGGAGTCGCCGGGAGAGATGCGCGAGGACGCGTTGCGTGTAGGTACTTCGGAACTGCGAACGGGCGACGCTGAACAGCTCCAGCGTCTGTATCATGTGCGAGAGCGCGTCTAGCGACTCCTCGGAGAGTTCGTCTTCGTACTCCTCTCTGAGGCGGCGCGCCTCTATCAACTGGTACGAGTCGTCGTACTCCAACACCGGAAGGAGGGCGTTGATGCGCCCGAGATGGGCCTGTTCGAGCGACTCCTGCGCTCGTCTCGACTCGTCGAGGACGTTCGCGGCGTACTCCTCGACTGCGTCGCGAACCTCCGAATCCGTCTCGGGGCGAGCGTTCTCGGCCAGCGTTTCGGCCTCGGACTCGATGGCCCGCACGACGAAGGCGAGAAACCCCGTCGGGAGCACCGGACTCGGTTCCGCGCCGGCCGCCTCCTCGACGTCGTGGCGGTACTCTCGGACGTCCTCGATTCGCCGTCGAATCTCCCCCGGAGAGGCGAGTTCCTGCGAGAGGACGAGTTGGTTTATCCCGAGGACGATGGAGAGGAAGGCGATGAGTCCGGGGACGAACCCCCCGACGACGCTGCGAACCGTCGCTTGGTCTTCGAGGGTGACGACGCCGAGGTGACCGAGAGACAGGAGCGTCAGAAACGCAACCGCCAGCAGTAGCGACGCGACTACGTGCCTGTTCCCGCCGATGAGCGTCCACTCTACGATTCGCCGTCGGGCGTCAGCCATCGGTCGTGACACCGACCCCTCCGTGTGGATTCACACCCGGTGTACGTCCGTCGGCCGGAAAAAGTTGGGTCGCCGTCTCGGCGTCGACGGGCACGACTCGACGGACGTGACTCTACGATCGATCGAACCGGCGCGAAACCTCCTCTCTCCGGATACACTGTCCGAACCGGACATTTCGTGGCTATTGCAGGGACAA from Halopelagius longus encodes:
- a CDS encoding glycoside hydrolase family 3 N-terminal domain-containing protein, with product MQISHDSGFDRTAADRRVEELLDRMSLAEKAAQLGSVNADKLLDEDGNLDESALEEHLSDGVGHLTRIGGEGSLPPTEAARVTNEIQTYLREETRLGVPAIPHEECLSGYMGPEGTTFPQSIGLASTWDPDLVEEITGTIRTQLEAIGTKHALSPVLDVARDLRWGRVEETFGEDPYLVAAMACGYVEGLQGDGDGISATLKHFAGHSVGEGGKNRSSVEIGRRELRETHLFPFEAAVRTANAESVMNAYHDIDGIPCASDEWLLTDVLRGEWGFDGTVVSDYYSVEFLRSEHGIAADEEEAGVMALEAGIDVELPYTDCYGDHLVEAVEAGRLSEEAVDTAVRRVLSAKARKGVLDDSTVDAEAASEPFGTEAAEELTARAARESMTLLKNEDDLLPLVGEEIDSIAVIGPKADDAQELMGDYAYPAHYPEEEVELDATTPLDAIDARGAEFGFDVAFDQGCTTTGPATGRFDAAADAAADADVAVAFVGARSAVDFSESDRERVNMPSVATSGEGCDVTDLGLPGVQQDLVDRLNETETPLVVVVVSGKPHSIEKIAEEVPAVLQAWLPGERGGEGIASVLFGEHNPGGHLPVSVPRTVGQLPVHYSRKPNSANEEHVYVGSDPLYPFGHGLSYTDFEYREFALSADELAPAGTITAEVTVENTGDRAGHDVVQLYASADNPSQARPVQELVGFRRVSVEAGEARRVEFEVDASQLAFYDRDFDLTVEEGPYEFRVGHSASDIAASAPFEVTGTKEVPSTGRTYFAETNVADAE